ATGTAATATCTTACCTGTGACGAGCTGAAGATAGAAACCTTACACATTAACACATAGCTGCTCAGGTTGGATTTAGTTAATTTGACCCTGAAGACAAGACTTTATAAACACAATTTACATAATTTATGGATATTACCATTCCTCACTGTTGTTACATAGTTCTGTTTGGTAACAACTATGGATGTTTACATAATATGGACTATTAGGAAGGAATTTAATACCAAATTTTGCCTGCGAGCCGGCAACAACAGTGGCATGTTTTTGAGTTGTCTGTCCATGCGTCCGTTCATATACGTCCACTTGGACACAAGGATGAACGATTAATTATGGTATATTAACAACATGACTGTTTGGCGtaggcatacaaccgcgaggcaTTGTACCATTCAAAGTATAGAAATGTCAGGTGAGACTTTGAGTCAACACTCATCTACTTACCCATAGTTCTGTTTGGTAACAACTATGGATGCTTACGAAATATGGCCAATTTCAAATTTGAGAAATGACAGGTGAGACTTTAAGTCGACATTAAACAGTCCCATAGTAAGTAACTGATTAATACAAGGTCCATGTAAATCATCTACTTACCCAAACACTGTGACAATAAATTTAACTCCTGTTCACCAGAAAGAAAGACCTGAGTTGCACTTTGTTTGTGGCTCTTATAGACACACTGCCTCCTCAGGAGACACCATTCTGACTGAGTGCACAATCAATCTACATGGAAGGTAAGTTTAAACACTTTTGCTGCATACTTTATGTTGCAGAATGTCAGTCTTAAACATTATATACGTACAATTTGACTTTTCATACATCTGATTATGAAAAATTTTAATAAttgaaaacatgcaaaaaaatgtcatacatCTGATTTGACTGATATGCACTGAGTGCACCAGCTTTGTCCACGCCAGACTTGATCAACACAAACTAAAAGTCCCTAATTCATTATTAAAACCTCTCAATCATGAAGCACGTGAAGCTTTGAGACAATTGAGATGAATTtgctaaacaaagtgaaactgTGTAACAGGTAGATTGGTCCTATAAACTCATGTAATGTCCTGTATTTTACAGGCAAGATGAATTTGGAGGAATACTTCAAACGAATTGGTGTCCATGGCTCTTTTGATAAACTGGATATAGCAACACTGAAGTTGATCCACAAACAGCACGTCATGTCAATTCCTTTTGAGGACCTCAGCATTCACTGTGGTGAGAAGATCATCATGGATCTTGAGGTCATTTTCAACAAGATGGTGAGGAGCAGCCGTGGAGGTTGGTGCTTTGAGGGCAACTTCCTGTTTGGCTGGGTGCTGAGAGAAATGGGCTACGACACTACGACGTTGGGCTGCAGAATTTTCAACAGTCCCGTCGATGAGTTTCGTCCCTTTGAATCTCATCTCATTAACAAAGTCGTCATTGAAGGAAAGGCTTATATAGCAGATGTCAGCTATGGGATGTCTTTCCAAGCGTGGGAGCCCCTTGAGCTTGTCTCTGGAAAGGACCAACCTCAGGCAGCAGGTGTCTTTCGCCTCACAGACAATGGGGACTACTGGGTGCTGCAGAAAACTGGTAGAAAGCCAGAGATCCTCAATCCAGAGTTTGCCAACTCAAGTCTGGTGAACAGGAAGGAAACAGACCAGTTGTTCTGCTTCAACTTGGTGCCTCGTGAGGTCGATCATTTCTTTGAGATAAACCACAAACTCCAGACAGATCCTACTTCCCGGTACATCAACAAGTCCATCTGCTCTTTGCAAACACCAACAGGGTTCAGAGCTCTTATTGGCTGGACCTACAGTGAGATCACCTTTAAACCTGAGGAAGGTGTTGATGTCTTTGACTTGAGAATCATAACAGATGATGAGATAGAGCAAATTCTACATGAAAAGTTCAATATAAAGCTGAAGAACAAACTGCAGcctgcaaacaaaaaaatatggtacacattctgaaatcctaCACACGATCTGTCTTGACATTTTCCGGAAATTATGTCTCAACCTGTTTTGATTTCATGACCGACCAGGTAGAGCAGCTTGTTGAAGAATTGACTATTTGAAACACAAACAATGCtttgaattaatttttttgtacaATGAAAATTGTGCAATTGTATTCGGGCTGAGAGAAGTAAAAATGGATGCCATGTTTTGGATTTATGCTTTTGGTATGTGTGTAATAGCAAAGTGTCTTGAGTTAATGTGAGGTGCTGACATGCCGTTCTTAAGGAAGGTATAActggtctgggtatcatcggatattccgtttttcctttggaattcagaaagaaaaaaacgtttttttattttttcgttttaaaccaaaaaccagaaaacggccgttttctcgtttttcgtttctgaatcaaaaaatgaaaaacgaacccaaaccgggccgtttttttgtttttgcgaattccttttctcattattcgttttgaattgaagaacggaagtcacgtgggtttttcgttttttcgttttaaaccacaaacgaaaaacggaatcacgtggtgctctgtttgttttttgtttccaaacgaaaaacgaaaaaaacaaattaaaaaaacgatccgatttagtttcttcaagtttctttctgtcattttctcttctgaatcgaggagcggagaacggcagtcacgtgaccaggaagtgaaggcaaacatgtcaaaataaaagccaagaagatagtgtggtcattctataaaagtgtaacattatttaagcacaggatcaaagtaacagtagaagataaataggctaaataaatacatacattgatatttttttgttttgttcttttcattaacacatgaatgtcttttatccaaaaagtgtgtgataaattacagggagggtctctacagatgttacacaacagggagggtctctacagatgttatacagaactctcacataattgacacttttctctctcacacccttactatgggctgtttctttatgtcggcaggtgagaa
This window of the Sebastes fasciatus isolate fSebFas1 chromosome 2, fSebFas1.pri, whole genome shotgun sequence genome carries:
- the LOC141752137 gene encoding arylamine N-acetyltransferase, pineal gland isozyme NAT-10-like gives rise to the protein MNLEEYFKRIGVHGSFDKLDIATLKLIHKQHVMSIPFEDLSIHCGEKIIMDLEVIFNKMVRSSRGGWCFEGNFLFGWVLREMGYDTTTLGCRIFNSPVDEFRPFESHLINKVVIEGKAYIADVSYGMSFQAWEPLELVSGKDQPQAAGVFRLTDNGDYWVLQKTGRKPEILNPEFANSSLVNRKETDQLFCFNLVPREVDHFFEINHKLQTDPTSRYINKSICSLQTPTGFRALIGWTYSEITFKPEEGVDVFDLRIITDDEIEQILHEKFNIKLKNKLQPANKKIWYTF